A stretch of Sphingorhabdus sp. YGSMI21 DNA encodes these proteins:
- the trbE gene encoding conjugal transfer protein TrbE, with translation MLNLREYQHKTSSLADFLPWAALIAEGVILNKDGSFQRSARFRGPDLDSATPAELVATTARLNNVLRRLGSGWAIFVEAVRRPALDYPTSVFPDPASALVERERAEQFAEEGAHYESAYYLTLLWMPPAEDAARAENWLYEGKAEKGVNPREHLKSFIDRTDRVFGLLEGFVPEAHWLSDSETLTYLHSTVSTKSQYVRVPETPMHLDALLADEPLTGGLEPKLGDQHLRTLTVIGFPSVTFPGILDEMNRLAFPYRWSTRALMLDKADATKLLGKIRRQWFAKRKSVAAILKEVMTNEASTLLDNDASNKAADADMALQELGSDMLGQCYVTATVTVWDADPAIAAEKLRLVEKIIQGRDFTVIAEGMNAIEAWLGSLPGHVYANVRQPPISTLNLAHMIPLSAVWAGPERDEHFAAPPLLFGKTEGSTPFRFSLHVGDVGHCLIVGPTGAGKSVLLALMTMQFRRYDKAQIFAFDFGGSIRAAALACGGDWQDLGSSLNRDGDDDPSGTVQLQPLANIHGAAQRNWAADWLAAILASEGVVIDPQAKEHIWSALNSLATAPVSERTLTGLAVLLQSQALKQALAPYLVGGPYGQLLDAESEHLGDARVQAFETEGLTGSAAAPAVFSYLFHRIEGQLDGSPTLIIIDEGWLVLDSPAFAAQLREWLKTLRKKNASVIFATQSLADIEGSAIAPAIIESCPTRIFLPNERAIEPQILAIYRRFGLNDRQIEILARATPKRDYYCQSASGNRLFELGLGEVALAFTATSSKADQLKISELVDEHGTDNFADLWLHHRGLDWAADLLSEFIAPPVPQTQVPQTQEGVMS, from the coding sequence ATGTTGAACCTGCGCGAATATCAGCACAAGACCTCTAGCTTGGCAGATTTTTTGCCCTGGGCAGCATTGATTGCCGAAGGCGTGATCCTCAACAAGGATGGGAGCTTTCAGCGCAGCGCCCGTTTTCGCGGACCTGATCTGGATAGCGCCACGCCAGCAGAACTCGTCGCCACTACCGCGCGGCTCAACAATGTGCTGCGGCGTTTGGGGTCAGGCTGGGCGATATTTGTCGAAGCGGTGCGGCGTCCGGCGCTCGATTATCCGACAAGTGTTTTTCCCGATCCAGCCTCGGCGCTGGTCGAGCGCGAACGTGCCGAACAATTTGCCGAAGAAGGCGCGCATTATGAAAGTGCCTATTATCTAACGCTGCTGTGGATGCCGCCAGCAGAAGATGCCGCACGCGCGGAAAACTGGCTCTATGAGGGTAAGGCAGAAAAAGGCGTCAATCCGCGCGAACATTTGAAGAGTTTCATTGATCGCACCGACCGGGTTTTTGGGTTGCTCGAAGGCTTTGTTCCCGAGGCACATTGGCTTTCGGATAGCGAAACGCTGACCTATTTGCACAGCACAGTTTCGACCAAGTCGCAGTATGTCCGCGTTCCCGAAACACCGATGCATCTGGACGCGCTGCTTGCCGATGAACCGCTGACCGGCGGGTTAGAACCAAAATTGGGCGATCAGCATCTACGCACGCTTACGGTGATCGGATTTCCGAGTGTGACCTTCCCCGGCATTCTCGACGAGATGAACCGGCTCGCCTTTCCCTACCGCTGGTCCACCCGCGCATTGATGCTCGACAAAGCCGATGCCACCAAATTGCTCGGCAAGATACGTCGCCAATGGTTCGCCAAGCGCAAATCGGTCGCCGCTATCCTCAAGGAAGTCATGACCAACGAAGCCTCGACGCTGCTCGACAATGATGCGTCGAACAAGGCGGCAGACGCCGATATGGCCCTGCAGGAACTGGGTTCGGATATGCTGGGGCAATGCTATGTTACTGCCACGGTGACAGTTTGGGATGCAGACCCCGCCATTGCCGCTGAAAAGCTGCGCCTCGTTGAAAAGATTATTCAGGGTCGCGATTTCACGGTCATTGCCGAAGGCATGAACGCGATTGAGGCATGGCTCGGTAGCTTGCCCGGTCATGTTTATGCCAATGTGCGTCAGCCGCCCATATCTACTCTCAACCTTGCCCACATGATCCCCCTTTCAGCCGTGTGGGCCGGGCCGGAACGGGACGAGCATTTTGCAGCTCCTCCCCTGCTGTTCGGCAAGACCGAAGGCTCGACCCCGTTCCGGTTTTCCTTGCATGTCGGCGATGTCGGCCACTGCCTGATTGTCGGCCCAACCGGGGCCGGAAAATCTGTTTTGCTCGCTTTGATGACGATGCAATTCCGGCGTTATGACAAGGCGCAAATCTTTGCCTTTGACTTTGGCGGTTCAATTCGCGCGGCAGCTTTGGCCTGTGGCGGCGACTGGCAGGATTTGGGATCCAGCTTGAACCGGGACGGTGATGACGATCCAAGCGGTACTGTGCAATTGCAGCCGCTGGCCAACATCCACGGTGCGGCGCAGCGCAATTGGGCGGCAGACTGGCTCGCAGCGATACTGGCATCGGAAGGCGTCGTGATTGATCCACAGGCCAAGGAACATATCTGGTCGGCGCTAAACTCGCTTGCGACCGCACCTGTTTCCGAACGGACACTGACGGGATTGGCAGTGTTGCTGCAATCGCAGGCGCTCAAACAGGCGCTTGCGCCATATCTGGTTGGCGGGCCTTATGGCCAGTTGCTCGATGCCGAGAGCGAACATTTGGGTGATGCGCGCGTCCAGGCATTCGAGACCGAAGGCCTGACCGGTTCCGCCGCTGCGCCAGCGGTTTTCTCCTACCTATTCCACCGGATCGAAGGGCAGCTTGATGGCTCCCCCACGCTGATCATCATCGACGAAGGCTGGCTGGTACTCGACAGTCCGGCTTTTGCCGCGCAACTCCGCGAATGGCTCAAAACGCTACGTAAGAAAAATGCCAGCGTGATTTTCGCAACGCAGAGTCTGGCCGATATTGAAGGCAGCGCGATTGCACCTGCAATTATCGAAAGCTGCCCGACACGGATATTCCTGCCCAACGAGCGCGCCATCGAACCGCAGATATTGGCAATCTACCGGCGTTTTGGTCTCAATGACCGTCAGATCGAGATATTGGCGCGGGCGACGCCCAAGCGCGATTATTATTGCCAGAGCGCCAGCGGCAACCGGCTGTTTGAACTCGGCCTTGGCGAGGTTGCGCTCGCCTTCACCGCCACATCGTCAAAGGCCGACCAGCTCAAAATATCCGAACTAGTCGACGAGCACGGCACCGATAATTTTGCCGACCTCTGGCTGCACCATCGCGGCCTCGATTGGGCTGCTGATCTCCTTTCCGAATTTATCGCACCACCAGTTCCTCAAACTCAAGTCCCCCAAACCCAAGAAGGAGTAATGTCATGA
- a CDS encoding VirB3 family type IV secretion system protein: MDFQNDPSASIPGFTVPVHRALTEQILLGGAPRGLAIANGTLAGAVGLGLRLWLVGLVLWGIGHALSVWAAKRDPQFVDVARRHMRFPNYLKV; this comes from the coding sequence ATGGATTTTCAGAACGATCCCTCCGCCTCCATTCCCGGTTTCACCGTTCCGGTGCACCGCGCGCTCACAGAACAGATATTGCTGGGCGGTGCGCCGCGCGGTCTTGCGATTGCCAATGGCACGCTCGCTGGCGCGGTTGGTCTTGGCCTGCGGCTCTGGCTTGTCGGTCTCGTGCTTTGGGGCATCGGCCATGCGCTCTCGGTTTGGGCGGCCAAACGCGATCCGCAATTTGTCGATGTCGCTCGTCGTCACATGCGCTTTCCCAATTATCTGAAAGTCTGA
- a CDS encoding TrbC/VirB2 family protein, with product MIKCISSGRERLATASLALCVGIALSSPAQAAGSSMPWEAPLQSILESIQGPVAKIMAVIIIIATGLTLAFGDTAGGFRRLIQIVFGLSIAFAASSFFLSFFSFGGGALV from the coding sequence ATGATCAAATGCATATCTTCTGGCCGCGAACGACTGGCAACTGCTAGCTTGGCTTTGTGCGTTGGCATTGCCTTGAGCAGTCCGGCACAGGCGGCAGGCTCCTCCATGCCTTGGGAAGCGCCGCTGCAATCGATATTGGAATCGATACAAGGCCCGGTCGCCAAGATCATGGCGGTCATCATCATCATCGCAACGGGACTCACTCTGGCATTTGGCGATACGGCGGGCGGGTTCCGGCGGCTGATCCAGATTGTCTTTGGGCTGTCGATTGCATTTGCCGCGAGCTCATTCTTTCTGAGCTTCTTTAGCTTCGGTGGTGGGGCTTTGGTCTGA
- the trbB gene encoding P-type conjugative transfer ATPase TrbB, whose product MSAIPIRSQAFSRGTRMLRTALGPAVALWLEDANVIEVMLNPDGRLWIDRLGAGICDTGDEMSAAEGERIIRLVAHHVGVEIHSGCPRVSAELPETGERFEGLIPPVVASPSFAIRKPAVAVFSLADYVHKEIMTAEQANILRRAVADRQNILVAGGTSTGKTTLTNALLAEVAKTSDRVVLIEDTRELQCASPNLVALRTKDGVATLSDLVRSALRLRPDRIPIGEVRGAEALDLLKAWGTGHPGGIGTIHAGTAIGTLRRMEQLIQEAVVTVPRALIAETINIIAVLVRTSSGRRLAELARVDGLGPDGEYQISSLCTSTSPLKSGESI is encoded by the coding sequence ATGAGCGCCATTCCCATCCGGTCACAAGCATTTTCGCGCGGCACACGAATGCTGCGCACGGCACTTGGTCCTGCGGTTGCGCTATGGCTGGAAGACGCAAATGTTATCGAAGTCATGCTCAATCCCGATGGGCGGTTATGGATTGACCGATTGGGGGCAGGCATTTGCGATACCGGCGATGAAATGTCCGCCGCCGAAGGCGAGCGTATCATCCGGTTGGTTGCGCATCACGTTGGTGTCGAAATCCATAGCGGCTGCCCCCGCGTTTCTGCCGAACTCCCAGAAACCGGGGAACGCTTCGAAGGCCTAATCCCGCCCGTCGTTGCATCGCCAAGTTTTGCGATCCGTAAGCCCGCAGTCGCGGTGTTTTCGCTCGCTGACTATGTGCATAAAGAAATTATGACGGCGGAGCAGGCCAACATATTGCGTCGTGCCGTAGCGGACCGTCAGAACATATTGGTTGCAGGTGGAACATCTACAGGCAAAACCACGCTCACCAATGCGCTGCTGGCCGAGGTCGCCAAAACCAGCGACCGCGTGGTGCTCATCGAAGACACCCGCGAACTGCAATGTGCATCGCCCAATCTTGTCGCGTTGCGGACCAAAGACGGTGTGGCCACGCTTTCCGATCTTGTCCGCTCGGCTTTGCGCCTGCGCCCGGACCGTATTCCGATTGGTGAAGTCCGGGGGGCAGAAGCGCTCGACTTGCTGAAAGCATGGGGTACCGGCCATCCAGGCGGCATCGGCACCATCCATGCCGGGACCGCCATCGGCACCTTGCGGCGGATGGAGCAGCTTATTCAAGAAGCGGTGGTCACCGTCCCTCGCGCGCTCATCGCAGAAACCATCAATATCATCGCCGTTCTAGTTCGGACAAGCTCAGGCCGCCGTCTCGCCGAACTCGCCCGCGTCGATGGGCTCGGGCCAGATGGAGAATATCAGATTTCGTCTCTTTGCACTTCGACTTCACCCTTAAAATCCGGAGAATCTATATGA
- a CDS encoding ribbon-helix-helix protein, CopG family: MAVKVRFSAYLEPELMEALAAYADRREQSRSLIAEAAIASFLSPDADEAREAVLTKRLDQVDRRLNRLERDVSVGVEMIALFVRFWLSSEPPPPESERAILRKQGGDRYDAFMAALGRRLAKGPLVHQEIAEDISSES; encoded by the coding sequence ATGGCGGTCAAAGTCCGTTTTTCTGCCTATCTTGAGCCTGAACTGATGGAGGCGCTGGCTGCTTATGCCGATCGGCGCGAACAATCCCGCTCGCTGATTGCCGAAGCTGCCATTGCATCCTTTCTTTCACCCGATGCCGATGAGGCCCGCGAAGCAGTATTGACTAAACGCCTCGACCAGGTGGACCGCAGATTGAACCGGCTAGAACGCGATGTTAGTGTCGGTGTGGAAATGATCGCGCTATTTGTGCGGTTCTGGTTATCGAGTGAGCCGCCGCCGCCAGAATCCGAACGTGCCATTCTGCGCAAACAAGGCGGGGACCGTTATGATGCTTTCATGGCTGCCCTTGGTCGGCGTCTGGCGAAAGGGCCGCTCGTGCATCAGGAAATTGCCGAGGATATTTCCTCCGAGTCATAG